One genomic segment of Blastopirellula marina includes these proteins:
- a CDS encoding FAD:protein FMN transferase: protein MQNYITASLLWLAVFLGCQQAAPPDPVAKIQGRTMGTTYHIAAVSGPEGPRRLTRLQTKVDALLAEVNQQMSTYDPESELSRFNKSPAGEWFPVSPQLLKVVHAAKQISDATDGAFDVTVGPAVNLWRFGPDKKRKAFPTDDEVNEARQLVGYQQVEIQSDPPALRKSQDNVYVDLSAIAKGYGVDAVFDLIREEGFTDFMVEIGGEVRATGLKPNGDPWKIGIETPADEVRQYDLVVGLHDRALATSGDYRNFFQHDGQRYSHTIDPKTGRPVTHDLASASVLFENCMLADGYATAFLVLGPIEGYNFAQEHNMAVFFQMRKEDGTVETKATTAWQKYQSN from the coding sequence ATGCAAAACTACATCACGGCCAGCCTTTTATGGCTGGCCGTTTTCCTTGGATGCCAGCAAGCTGCCCCGCCAGACCCCGTCGCGAAGATCCAAGGTCGGACGATGGGCACCACGTATCACATCGCCGCGGTGTCCGGGCCTGAGGGGCCGCGGCGGCTGACCAGGCTGCAAACGAAAGTCGATGCGCTACTGGCCGAGGTCAACCAGCAGATGTCGACCTACGACCCCGAGTCAGAGTTGTCGCGCTTCAACAAGTCTCCGGCCGGCGAGTGGTTCCCGGTCTCGCCGCAACTGCTGAAGGTCGTGCATGCGGCCAAACAAATCAGTGATGCCACCGACGGTGCGTTCGACGTCACGGTCGGACCGGCGGTGAACTTGTGGCGGTTCGGTCCCGACAAGAAACGCAAAGCGTTCCCGACCGACGACGAGGTGAACGAGGCCCGCCAGCTAGTCGGTTACCAGCAGGTCGAAATCCAATCCGATCCGCCCGCCCTTCGCAAGTCACAAGACAACGTCTACGTCGATCTGTCGGCGATAGCCAAAGGGTACGGCGTGGATGCCGTCTTCGATTTGATTCGCGAAGAAGGCTTCACCGACTTCATGGTCGAGATCGGTGGCGAGGTCCGCGCGACAGGGCTGAAGCCCAACGGCGATCCGTGGAAGATCGGGATCGAAACGCCTGCCGATGAGGTTCGCCAGTACGATCTGGTCGTGGGCCTGCACGATCGTGCGTTGGCGACCTCCGGCGACTACCGCAATTTCTTCCAGCACGATGGCCAACGCTACTCGCATACCATCGACCCGAAGACAGGCCGCCCCGTCACGCACGACCTGGCTTCGGCGAGCGTGCTGTTTGAAAACTGCATGCTGGCCGACGGCTACGCGACCGCATTTTTGGTCTTGGGGCCGATCGAAGGATATAATTTCGCACAAGAGCACAACATGGCCGTTTTCTTCCAGATGAGGAAAGAGGACGGCACCGTTGAGACCAAGGCCACCACTGCCTGGCAAAAGTACCAATCGAATTAG
- a CDS encoding alpha/beta fold hydrolase: MKCSARLFALFTSLFLVSGALAQAPSFDRLDRNSDGKIEKDELPERVQQLFGRLDADSDGSVTKEEFDAFEKRRAQMQRQRDGQRPQLGDNVDGVKITRDIPYADENIPRQKLDIAVPEKPSTDKPLPVIVLIHGGGWQGGTHGPFLSRAIPLVRTGDFAAVSIGYRLTDVASWPTQIHDCQAGLRWVKANAEKYNWDPDKIVIWGSSAGGHLVAMLGVSADVPELDGKLGPHADQSLKVAGVIDFFGPANMLTMGDGPGFERHNSPDSPESKLLGGTAKENVEVAKSASPQFHVSKGDAPILILHGTKDGTVPFQQSVDFHEALTKAGVDSTFVPVEGAGHGFAGQEVNERVEAFLGKILLGKEVEVSDAPIKSAQGQQRRPQQRPMQRRGNE; encoded by the coding sequence ATGAAATGCTCAGCGCGGCTTTTTGCTTTGTTCACGTCTTTATTTCTTGTGTCCGGGGCACTCGCCCAGGCACCTTCCTTCGATCGGCTCGATCGCAATAGCGATGGCAAGATTGAAAAGGACGAACTGCCGGAGCGTGTTCAGCAACTGTTCGGTCGGCTCGATGCCGATTCGGATGGGAGTGTCACCAAGGAAGAATTCGATGCCTTTGAAAAACGACGGGCACAAATGCAACGCCAACGCGATGGCCAACGACCGCAGCTAGGCGACAATGTCGACGGCGTGAAAATCACCCGCGACATTCCTTACGCCGATGAAAACATCCCACGCCAGAAGCTCGACATCGCCGTGCCTGAGAAGCCTTCGACCGACAAGCCGTTGCCGGTGATCGTGCTGATTCACGGCGGCGGCTGGCAAGGAGGAACGCACGGTCCGTTTCTCAGCCGAGCCATTCCGCTGGTCCGCACTGGCGACTTCGCTGCGGTTTCGATTGGCTATCGCTTGACCGACGTGGCCAGCTGGCCGACGCAAATTCACGACTGTCAGGCCGGTCTGCGGTGGGTGAAGGCCAATGCGGAAAAGTACAATTGGGACCCCGATAAGATCGTGATCTGGGGGAGCTCCGCCGGTGGTCATCTCGTGGCAATGCTCGGTGTTTCGGCCGACGTGCCGGAACTCGACGGCAAGCTGGGACCGCATGCCGATCAATCGCTGAAGGTCGCTGGCGTGATCGATTTCTTTGGCCCGGCTAACATGCTGACGATGGGGGATGGTCCTGGCTTCGAACGACATAACAGCCCTGACTCGCCTGAGAGCAAGCTGCTCGGCGGTACGGCGAAAGAGAACGTCGAAGTCGCCAAGTCTGCTTCGCCGCAGTTCCATGTCTCGAAAGGGGATGCTCCGATCTTGATCCTGCACGGCACCAAGGACGGTACGGTTCCGTTTCAGCAGTCGGTCGATTTCCACGAAGCTCTCACCAAGGCGGGCGTCGACTCGACCTTTGTCCCTGTCGAAGGTGCCGGTCACGGCTTTGCCGGGCAGGAAGTGAACGAGCGCGTCGAGGCGTTCCTCGGCAAGATTCTGCTGGGCAAGGAGGTCGAGGTAAGCGATGCCCCGATCAAAAGTGCGCAGGGACAGCAGCGTCGTCCGCAACAACGCCCCATGCAGCGCCGCGGTAACGAATAA
- a CDS encoding sulfatase: MLRLILFALLISCAVASPSYADDRPNFVLIYADDLGWKDVGYQGSDFYETPVIDSLAKQGMTFTAGYACAGNCAPSRACLLSGQYTPRHHLYAVGSTNRGAKNEMRLNPIPNHDGLSADNLTLAEALKGAGYVTGHFGKWHLSGKDGADPTEQGFDESYDSFGDGELKEGTETNKAGPPSDPKGVFTLTDKACAFIEKNRDRPFFCYLPHHAIHGPLQGQPKTVAHFEAKPKGENHKSAMYAACTYDLDESVGRLLAKLDELKLADKTMVIFTSDNGATPQSLQEPLRGNKGGYYEGGIREPFIIRWPGKVKPGSTCDVPVIQVDIYPTILAAAGIDVPQGKVLDGESLLPLLTGEGQLDRTAIFWHFPGYLDRPVTRGRPLDVRTGFRSRPVTVINKDHWKLHLFHEEWVLDGGADKLPGNGAVELYDLRNDIGERHDLAASSPEKRDELLADVLRWHKSVGALIPTEPNPKYAPGPAKMGKGKKKK; the protein is encoded by the coding sequence ATGCTTCGCCTGATACTTTTCGCCTTGCTGATTTCCTGCGCGGTTGCCTCCCCTTCGTATGCAGACGACCGCCCCAACTTCGTGTTGATCTACGCCGACGACCTCGGCTGGAAGGATGTCGGCTATCAAGGAAGCGACTTCTACGAAACGCCTGTGATCGACTCGCTGGCCAAGCAAGGGATGACCTTTACCGCTGGCTACGCGTGTGCTGGCAACTGTGCCCCGAGCCGGGCCTGTTTGCTTTCGGGGCAGTACACTCCGCGGCATCATCTGTATGCCGTCGGCAGCACCAACCGTGGCGCGAAGAACGAGATGCGGTTGAATCCGATTCCTAACCACGATGGTCTGAGTGCTGATAACCTCACGCTGGCCGAAGCCCTCAAAGGGGCTGGCTACGTGACAGGTCATTTCGGCAAGTGGCATCTCTCAGGCAAGGACGGTGCCGATCCGACCGAGCAAGGCTTCGACGAATCGTACGACTCGTTCGGCGACGGCGAGTTGAAGGAAGGAACCGAAACCAATAAGGCCGGTCCGCCGAGCGATCCTAAGGGGGTCTTCACCTTGACCGACAAAGCGTGTGCGTTCATCGAGAAGAATCGCGATCGTCCTTTCTTCTGTTATCTGCCGCACCATGCGATCCATGGCCCGCTGCAAGGTCAGCCGAAAACGGTCGCTCATTTTGAAGCGAAGCCCAAAGGGGAAAACCACAAGTCGGCCATGTACGCGGCCTGTACCTATGACCTCGACGAAAGTGTCGGACGACTGCTGGCCAAGCTCGACGAGTTGAAGCTGGCCGACAAAACGATGGTCATCTTCACCAGCGACAACGGCGCAACGCCCCAGTCGCTGCAGGAACCGCTGCGAGGCAATAAAGGTGGCTACTACGAAGGAGGCATTCGCGAGCCGTTCATCATTCGCTGGCCCGGCAAGGTGAAGCCAGGCAGCACGTGTGACGTGCCGGTCATTCAAGTTGATATTTATCCCACGATCCTCGCCGCTGCCGGTATCGACGTACCCCAGGGGAAGGTCCTCGATGGCGAAAGTCTCTTACCGCTGCTGACCGGCGAAGGGCAACTCGACCGGACGGCGATCTTCTGGCACTTTCCTGGCTACTTGGATCGACCGGTCACGCGGGGACGTCCACTCGATGTTCGTACTGGATTTCGTTCGCGACCGGTAACCGTCATCAACAAAGACCACTGGAAGCTGCATCTGTTTCACGAAGAGTGGGTGCTGGATGGTGGTGCCGATAAGCTGCCCGGCAATGGGGCTGTCGAACTGTACGATCTGCGGAACGACATCGGCGAACGTCACGATCTGGCCGCTTCCAGCCCCGAGAAGCGCGACGAACTGTTGGCCGATGTGCTTCGCTGGCACAAAAGTGTCGGGGCTTTGATCCCGACCGAGCCGAATCCGAAGTACGCTCCAGGCCCTGCTAAAATGGGGAAGGGTAAGAAGAAAAAGTAA
- a CDS encoding DUF1592 domain-containing protein, translating into MTFHPQFVRTYLPLALLALVGYGQTCLADEDATREKGRQIYTSMCAECHGDKGEGVVGAYETPLIGDASLGELTHQITKTMPEGDAEACVGPDAEAVAAFMHYAFYSEAARIRNRPPQISLARLTGNQLRQSLADLYSHFHGSPGYTDDRGVKGVYFTGSRWKNENKKIERVDPTIDFDFGRESPGEGITKEDFFIHWNGSIIAEETGDYEIVVRSTVSFTMDFGKMGRTLIDNHVQSGDKTEFREVVRLTAGRAYPFKIDYIQRKRKTEQPPASISLSWVPPHGVEELIPQRNIIPWTVEPTYSLQTKLPPDDRSYGFERGIAVDRQWDDSTTAAAIEFGIVAADELWPHYSQRNKKIPEENRARLKAFLTEFIETAFRTKLSDETKQLYIDQQVAECPDDHEAIRRVVLMTLKSPRFLYPQADATDSLSQQVANRLSLTFYDSIPSDKWLLEKIQRDQLQNEQQIREAAWRMVNDFRTRGKTREMLHEWLNIGHFGEITKDEARFPGFEPELIADMRASLDQFLDDIVWSEKSDYRQLFTADWAYTTDRMAEFYGDQWKPEEAAKPEADKLPRGPGPQQLRKTAGGDAHRLGVLTHPYLMSGLAYTDASSPIHRGVFLIRYMLGRTLRPPNAAFSPLSPDLHPDLTTRERVSLQTSPESCQVCHSRINGLGFTLERFDAVGRFRDTERERQVNAQGTYTTRDGREVTFQNEQELAKFLAESDDAHRAFVSRAFQHFVKQPVAAYGPEKLDELTEKFKNSGYNIRALLVEIAVIAAMEPHNTKIAG; encoded by the coding sequence ATGACCTTCCATCCACAGTTCGTTCGTACCTACCTGCCGCTTGCGCTGTTGGCACTTGTTGGATATGGCCAAACTTGTTTGGCCGACGAGGACGCTACGCGCGAAAAGGGGCGACAGATTTACACCTCGATGTGTGCTGAATGCCACGGCGACAAAGGGGAAGGAGTTGTCGGTGCGTACGAAACCCCATTGATTGGCGATGCCAGCTTGGGCGAGCTGACCCACCAGATCACCAAAACGATGCCTGAAGGGGACGCCGAAGCATGTGTGGGCCCCGATGCCGAAGCGGTCGCCGCGTTCATGCACTATGCGTTTTACAGTGAAGCGGCCCGCATTCGGAATCGTCCGCCACAAATCTCGCTGGCCCGTCTGACCGGCAACCAGCTTCGCCAAAGCCTGGCCGACCTGTACAGCCACTTTCACGGCAGCCCCGGCTACACCGACGACCGCGGCGTGAAGGGGGTCTACTTCACCGGATCGCGCTGGAAGAACGAAAACAAAAAGATCGAACGCGTCGATCCTACGATCGACTTCGACTTCGGCCGAGAAAGCCCTGGCGAAGGGATCACCAAGGAAGACTTCTTCATTCATTGGAACGGCAGCATCATCGCTGAGGAAACCGGCGACTACGAAATCGTTGTCCGCAGCACCGTCTCGTTCACCATGGACTTCGGCAAGATGGGCCGCACGCTGATCGACAACCACGTTCAGTCGGGCGACAAGACCGAGTTCCGCGAGGTCGTGCGTCTGACGGCTGGCCGTGCCTATCCGTTCAAAATCGATTACATCCAGCGGAAGCGGAAAACCGAACAGCCGCCGGCCAGCATCTCGCTTTCGTGGGTACCACCCCACGGGGTCGAAGAGCTGATCCCACAGCGAAACATCATTCCCTGGACGGTCGAGCCGACCTACTCGCTGCAAACCAAGTTGCCCCCGGACGATCGCAGCTACGGCTTCGAACGCGGGATTGCGGTTGATCGCCAGTGGGACGACTCGACCACGGCAGCCGCGATCGAATTCGGCATTGTTGCCGCCGACGAATTGTGGCCCCACTACAGCCAACGCAATAAAAAGATTCCCGAAGAGAATCGTGCTCGCTTGAAGGCGTTCCTGACGGAGTTCATCGAAACGGCCTTCCGTACGAAGCTCTCCGACGAAACGAAGCAGTTGTACATCGATCAGCAGGTTGCCGAATGCCCTGACGACCATGAAGCCATTCGCCGCGTCGTGCTGATGACCCTCAAGTCGCCACGTTTCCTGTATCCGCAAGCCGATGCGACCGATTCCCTCTCGCAGCAGGTAGCCAACCGTCTGTCGCTGACCTTCTACGATTCGATTCCGTCGGATAAGTGGCTGCTGGAAAAGATTCAGCGCGATCAGCTGCAAAACGAACAACAGATTCGCGAAGCGGCCTGGCGGATGGTCAACGACTTCCGTACCCGCGGCAAAACCCGCGAGATGCTGCACGAGTGGCTCAACATCGGTCACTTCGGCGAGATCACCAAGGACGAAGCCCGCTTCCCGGGGTTCGAGCCTGAGCTGATCGCCGACATGCGGGCCTCGCTCGACCAGTTCCTCGACGACATCGTCTGGAGCGAGAAGAGCGACTACCGCCAACTGTTCACCGCCGATTGGGCCTACACGACCGACCGCATGGCCGAGTTCTACGGCGACCAGTGGAAGCCTGAGGAAGCTGCCAAGCCGGAAGCCGACAAGCTGCCGCGCGGCCCAGGCCCACAGCAGCTGCGTAAGACTGCCGGTGGTGACGCGCATCGCCTGGGTGTGCTCACGCATCCTTACCTGATGAGTGGGCTGGCCTATACGGATGCTTCGTCTCCGATTCACCGCGGCGTGTTCCTGATTCGGTACATGCTCGGTCGTACGCTCCGTCCGCCGAATGCAGCGTTCTCGCCACTGAGCCCTGACCTGCATCCCGACCTGACGACGCGCGAGCGAGTCTCGCTGCAAACCAGTCCGGAAAGCTGCCAGGTGTGTCACTCGCGGATCAATGGACTTGGGTTCACGCTCGAACGCTTTGACGCGGTCGGACGTTTCCGCGACACCGAACGGGAACGCCAGGTGAACGCCCAGGGAACATACACCACGCGGGACGGCCGCGAAGTGACTTTCCAAAACGAACAAGAGTTGGCCAAGTTTCTGGCCGAAAGTGACGACGCCCACCGAGCGTTCGTCAGTCGAGCTTTTCAACATTTCGTCAAACAGCCGGTGGCCGCTTACGGGCCTGAAAAGCTGGACGAACTGACCGAGAAGTTCAAAAATAGTGGATATAACATCCGCGCCCTCTTGGTCGAGATCGCAGTGATCGCGGCCATGGAACCCCACAACACCAAGATCGCAGGATGA
- a CDS encoding DUF1552 domain-containing protein, whose product MVHQLSRRDFLQKTGISFAAANLLAGLPSLGWASQAAPKKRLVFIFSPNGVIPDHFWPKTLGSDYDMQRILKPLEPFKQKTMTIKGIGNLIKGDGDGHMRGMGCLLTGIELFPGDVQGGSDTPAGWAMGISVDQYLKNQLQANADTATRFGSLEFGVMVPDRADTWTRWSYAGPNQPVAPIDDPYQMFDKMYGQAKNRAMLASVLDDLTDDFKKVEKLISVEDRQLLDTHMQMVRKVELELQAEMAQQKKQEAEQSGDERAELDHAIPELPPNVREDNDNIPQITKMQIELMVNGFVHDMNRIASLQITNSVGQPKMKWLGIDEGHHGLSHEPDSNEDAYEKLIKINTWYCEQVAHLAQRLAETPEPGGNGSMLDNTTIIWTNELGKGNSHTHNDIPFVLVGGGLGFKMGQAIDVKKVAHNRLLLNLCEAMGYPQKTFGNPDYCGDGPLTGLT is encoded by the coding sequence ATGGTGCATCAACTATCACGACGTGACTTTCTGCAGAAGACCGGCATTAGCTTTGCCGCTGCCAATCTGCTGGCGGGTCTGCCAAGCCTCGGCTGGGCATCCCAAGCTGCGCCGAAGAAGCGTCTGGTGTTCATCTTCAGCCCCAACGGCGTGATTCCAGATCACTTCTGGCCCAAGACGCTCGGCTCCGACTACGATATGCAGCGGATCCTGAAGCCGTTGGAACCCTTCAAGCAAAAGACGATGACCATCAAGGGCATCGGCAACTTGATCAAGGGGGACGGCGACGGTCACATGCGCGGCATGGGATGTCTGCTGACGGGGATCGAACTGTTCCCCGGCGACGTCCAGGGTGGTTCCGATACGCCGGCCGGTTGGGCGATGGGGATCTCGGTCGATCAGTACCTGAAAAACCAACTGCAAGCCAACGCCGACACGGCCACCCGATTCGGTTCGCTTGAGTTTGGCGTGATGGTTCCCGACCGCGCCGATACCTGGACTCGTTGGTCGTACGCCGGGCCGAACCAGCCGGTCGCTCCGATCGACGATCCGTACCAGATGTTCGACAAGATGTACGGCCAGGCCAAGAACCGGGCCATGCTGGCCAGCGTGCTCGATGACCTGACCGACGACTTCAAAAAGGTCGAGAAGCTGATCAGCGTCGAAGACCGCCAGCTACTTGATACGCACATGCAAATGGTGCGGAAGGTCGAGCTTGAACTGCAGGCCGAAATGGCTCAGCAGAAGAAGCAGGAAGCTGAGCAGTCCGGCGACGAGCGAGCCGAACTCGATCACGCGATTCCGGAACTTCCTCCGAATGTTCGCGAAGATAACGACAACATTCCGCAGATCACCAAGATGCAGATCGAGCTGATGGTCAACGGTTTCGTGCACGACATGAACCGCATCGCCTCGCTGCAGATCACCAACAGCGTCGGCCAGCCGAAGATGAAGTGGTTGGGGATCGACGAAGGGCACCACGGCCTGTCGCACGAGCCAGACAGCAACGAGGACGCCTACGAAAAGCTGATCAAGATCAACACGTGGTACTGCGAACAGGTTGCCCATCTGGCCCAGCGGCTTGCGGAAACTCCGGAGCCAGGCGGAAACGGTAGCATGCTCGACAACACCACCATCATCTGGACGAACGAACTAGGCAAGGGGAACTCCCATACCCACAACGACATCCCGTTCGTCCTGGTTGGCGGCGGTCTGGGCTTCAAAATGGGCCAGGCCATCGACGTCAAAAAGGTTGCCCACAACCGTCTGTTGTTGAACCTGTGCGAAGCGATGGGCTATCCTCAGAAGACGTTCGGCAACCCAGACTACTGCGGCGACGGTCCTTTGACCGGTCTGACCTAA